In Triticum aestivum cultivar Chinese Spring chromosome 5B, IWGSC CS RefSeq v2.1, whole genome shotgun sequence, the following proteins share a genomic window:
- the LOC123113509 gene encoding elongation factor 1-alpha-like isoform X1, giving the protein MYLHLFYTLFTSEKKKRQTALSRLPKVGIHRTRIRRPRRNPSAHRCPYIGPFLSSEPLLSVPPSPPPPPLGSFSFLGASAMGKEKTHINIVVIGHVDSGKSTTTGHLIYKLGGIDKRVIERFEKEAAEMNKRSFKYAWVLDKLKAERERGITIDIALWKFETTKYYCTVIDAPGHRDFIKNMITGTSQADCAVLIIDSTTGGFEAGISKDGQTREHALLAFTLGVKQMICCCNKMDATTPKYSKARYEEIVKEVSSYLKKVGYNPDKVPFVPISGFEGDNMIERSTNLDWYKGPTLLEALDQINEPKRPSDKPLRLPLQDVYKIGGIGTVPVGRVETGVIKPGMVVTFGPTGLTTEVKSVEMHHESLLEALPGDNVGFNVKNVAVKDLKRGFVASNSKDDPAKEAANFTSQVIIMNHPGQIGNGYAPVLDCHTSHIAVKFAELVTKIDRRSGKELEALPKFLKNGDAGIVKMIPTKPMVVETFATYPPLGRFAVRDMRQTVAVGVIKGVEKKDPTGAKVTKAAIKKK; this is encoded by the exons ATGTATCTTCATCTTTTTTACACGTTATTTACCAGCGAGAAAAAGAAAAGGCAAACCGCCCTCAGCCGCCTCCCTAAAGTCGGCATCCATCGGACCCGGATCCGACGGCCGAGAAGAAACCCTAGCGCCCATCGCTGTCCATATATAGGGCCATTCCTCTCGTCCGAGCCCCTCCTCTCAGTCCCcccatccccgccgccgcctcctctcggtTCCTTCTCCTTCCTCGGAG CTTCAGCCATGGGTAAAGAGAAGACTCACATCAACATCGTGGTCATTGGCCATGTCGACTCTGGCAAGTCGACCACCACTGGCCATCTGATCTACAAGCTTGGAGGTATTGACAAGCGTGTGATCGAGAGGTTCGAGAAGGAAGCCGCCGAGATGAACAAGAGGTCTTTCAAGTACGCCTGGGTGCTTGACAAGCTGAAGGCCGAGCGTGAGAGGGGTATCACCATTGATATTGCCCTGTGGAAGTTCGAGACCACCAAGTACTACTGCACCGTCATTGATGCTCCTGGTCACCGTGACTTCATCAAGAACATGATTACTGGTACCTCCCAGGCTGACTGTGCTGTGCTCATCATTGACTCCACCACTGGTGGTTTTGAGGCTGGTATCTCCAAGGATGGCCAGACCCGTGAGCATGCCCTCCTTGCTTTCACtcttggagtgaagcagatgatctGCTGCTGTAACAAG ATGGACGCCACCACTCCCAAGTACTCAAAGGCCCGTTATGAGGAAATTGTCAAGGAAGTCTCTTCGTACCTGAAGAAGGTCGGCTACAACCCTGACAAGGTTCCCTTTGTTCCCATCTCTGGGTTTGAGGGTGACAACATGATTGAGAGGTCCACCAACCTTGACTGGTACAAGGGCCCTACCCTTCTTGAGGCTCTTGACCAGATCAACGAGCCCAAGAGGCCCTCAGACAAGCCCCTGCGTCTTCCCCTTCAGGACGTTTACAAGATTGGTGGCATTGGAACTGTGCCTGTTGGCCGTGTTGAGACTGGTGTCATCAAGCCTGGTATGGTTGTTACCTTTGGTCCCACTGGTCTGACAACTGAGGTCAAGTCCGTTGAGATGCACCACGAGTCCCTCCTGGAGGCGCTTCCTGGTGACAATGTTGGCTTCAACGTGAAGAACGTTGCTGTTAAGGATCTGAAGCGTGGGTTTGTTGCATCCAACTCCAAGGATGACCCTGCCAAGGAGGCAGCCAACTTCACCTCCCAGGTCATCATCATGAACCACCCTGGTCAGATCGGCAACGGCTACGCCCCAGTGCTGGACTGCCACACCTCCCACATTGCTGTGAAGTTTGCTGAGCTGGTGACTAAGATCGACAGGCGATCTGGTAAGGAGCTGGAGGCGCTGCCCAAGTTCCTGAAGAACGGTGACGCTGGTATCGTGAAgatgattcccaccaagcccaTGGTTGTGGAGACCTTCGCCACCTACCCTCCTCTTGGCCGCTTCGCTGTGCGTGACATGAGACAAACGGTTGCTGTTGGTGTCATCAAGGGCGTGGAGAAGAAGGACCCCACCGGCGCCAAGGTTACCAAGGCTGCCATCAAGAAGAAATAG
- the LOC123113509 gene encoding elongation factor 1-alpha-like isoform X2, translated as MYLHLFYTLFTSEKKKRQTALSRLPKVGIHRTRIRRPRRNPSAHRCPYIGPFLSSEPLLSVPPSPPPPPLGSFSFLGAMGKEKTHINIVVIGHVDSGKSTTTGHLIYKLGGIDKRVIERFEKEAAEMNKRSFKYAWVLDKLKAERERGITIDIALWKFETTKYYCTVIDAPGHRDFIKNMITGTSQADCAVLIIDSTTGGFEAGISKDGQTREHALLAFTLGVKQMICCCNKMDATTPKYSKARYEEIVKEVSSYLKKVGYNPDKVPFVPISGFEGDNMIERSTNLDWYKGPTLLEALDQINEPKRPSDKPLRLPLQDVYKIGGIGTVPVGRVETGVIKPGMVVTFGPTGLTTEVKSVEMHHESLLEALPGDNVGFNVKNVAVKDLKRGFVASNSKDDPAKEAANFTSQVIIMNHPGQIGNGYAPVLDCHTSHIAVKFAELVTKIDRRSGKELEALPKFLKNGDAGIVKMIPTKPMVVETFATYPPLGRFAVRDMRQTVAVGVIKGVEKKDPTGAKVTKAAIKKK; from the exons ATGTATCTTCATCTTTTTTACACGTTATTTACCAGCGAGAAAAAGAAAAGGCAAACCGCCCTCAGCCGCCTCCCTAAAGTCGGCATCCATCGGACCCGGATCCGACGGCCGAGAAGAAACCCTAGCGCCCATCGCTGTCCATATATAGGGCCATTCCTCTCGTCCGAGCCCCTCCTCTCAGTCCCcccatccccgccgccgcctcctctcggtTCCTTCTCCTTCCTCGGAG CCATGGGTAAAGAGAAGACTCACATCAACATCGTGGTCATTGGCCATGTCGACTCTGGCAAGTCGACCACCACTGGCCATCTGATCTACAAGCTTGGAGGTATTGACAAGCGTGTGATCGAGAGGTTCGAGAAGGAAGCCGCCGAGATGAACAAGAGGTCTTTCAAGTACGCCTGGGTGCTTGACAAGCTGAAGGCCGAGCGTGAGAGGGGTATCACCATTGATATTGCCCTGTGGAAGTTCGAGACCACCAAGTACTACTGCACCGTCATTGATGCTCCTGGTCACCGTGACTTCATCAAGAACATGATTACTGGTACCTCCCAGGCTGACTGTGCTGTGCTCATCATTGACTCCACCACTGGTGGTTTTGAGGCTGGTATCTCCAAGGATGGCCAGACCCGTGAGCATGCCCTCCTTGCTTTCACtcttggagtgaagcagatgatctGCTGCTGTAACAAG ATGGACGCCACCACTCCCAAGTACTCAAAGGCCCGTTATGAGGAAATTGTCAAGGAAGTCTCTTCGTACCTGAAGAAGGTCGGCTACAACCCTGACAAGGTTCCCTTTGTTCCCATCTCTGGGTTTGAGGGTGACAACATGATTGAGAGGTCCACCAACCTTGACTGGTACAAGGGCCCTACCCTTCTTGAGGCTCTTGACCAGATCAACGAGCCCAAGAGGCCCTCAGACAAGCCCCTGCGTCTTCCCCTTCAGGACGTTTACAAGATTGGTGGCATTGGAACTGTGCCTGTTGGCCGTGTTGAGACTGGTGTCATCAAGCCTGGTATGGTTGTTACCTTTGGTCCCACTGGTCTGACAACTGAGGTCAAGTCCGTTGAGATGCACCACGAGTCCCTCCTGGAGGCGCTTCCTGGTGACAATGTTGGCTTCAACGTGAAGAACGTTGCTGTTAAGGATCTGAAGCGTGGGTTTGTTGCATCCAACTCCAAGGATGACCCTGCCAAGGAGGCAGCCAACTTCACCTCCCAGGTCATCATCATGAACCACCCTGGTCAGATCGGCAACGGCTACGCCCCAGTGCTGGACTGCCACACCTCCCACATTGCTGTGAAGTTTGCTGAGCTGGTGACTAAGATCGACAGGCGATCTGGTAAGGAGCTGGAGGCGCTGCCCAAGTTCCTGAAGAACGGTGACGCTGGTATCGTGAAgatgattcccaccaagcccaTGGTTGTGGAGACCTTCGCCACCTACCCTCCTCTTGGCCGCTTCGCTGTGCGTGACATGAGACAAACGGTTGCTGTTGGTGTCATCAAGGGCGTGGAGAAGAAGGACCCCACCGGCGCCAAGGTTACCAAGGCTGCCATCAAGAAGAAATAG